A stretch of the Desulfuribacillus alkaliarsenatis genome encodes the following:
- a CDS encoding transposase — MQSSTLAKELAKDCRTVEDIQEKMKELFKNTLQEIFEAEMENHLGYPKNDSRGINTGNSRNGY; from the coding sequence CAAAGTAGTACGTTAGCTAAGGAATTAGCAAAAGATTGTCGTACAGTAGAAGATATCCAGGAAAAGATGAAAGAACTATTCAAGAATACTCTCCAAGAAATTTTTGAAGCAGAGATGGAAAATCATCTTGGGTATCCAAAGAATGATTCCAGAGGCATTAACACTGGTAATAGTCGTAATGGTTATA